agatggGAGGAAGACTAAGGCAGAGTGGGAAAGATCTCTGACTGATGggtagcagcagcagaaccatgGCTGAAGCAGGATAGCAGACCATGAGTCACGTTAGGAAAAGGGGACTTTGCCAccgctgctgccctgctcctgacTGACATCAGTGGTTCAGTGAGATGCGTAGTGGGATGGCAGGAATGGGATTACAGGGCTATAGGATGAGACTGGGCATCCCTCAGGGACTGCTGTAGTTGTAGAAAGTCCTCAGCACCTGGTTCCCGCTGCTGGGGAACAGagcccagaggcagcagagcgGCTGCAGCCACCGCGGGTAGAAAATCTCGTGCGCCCGAGCGGCTCCGCCCCGGACGATGGCGAGCGCGGCCTCGGGAGCGGGGGAGGCGCTGACGAGCACTTTGCCCCTGCAAGGCAACGGGCACAGGGTCACTcaaagcagcagcccctgctgggctTCGAGCTGGGCACGCTGACCCCACAGGTCCTGTTCCATAATGAATGTgtgtgcccaggcagctgcagtctCCCCACACCCTCTTAGACAGAGCTggtgtatattttatttttgcatgttttcaaGAAGAGATGTGTTCCTGCAGACAAATACAAACCTGGTGTACTCCAGTGCTGACTCAGTATCAATCAGGCCCAGGATGCACAGAGTGACTGACACATCTCTGTTCTGCATGATGAGCTCGTGGCGCAGTGAGCTGAAGAATCCATCCAGTGCAAACTTGGTGGCAGAGTAAGAAGTGGTGAAGGGAGTGGGCATTTTccctggaaagggaaaagagagaatggAAAACCCCAGGAAAGTGGGTGTAAGGAGGATCCATGGAGAGGGAATCTTGGAAAAGATGCAGGCTTTGTCATACTGTATCTCAACTCGTGTTCAGGTGAGTCTCCCCGAATGTAagtatattaaaatacatattgctatattattatatatttattataatattattatatactATAGAAAGCACAGTTTGAAAATGTGTTTAGGAGTTGAACAACAGAGAAATATGAACAGTACTGGGAATCATTGTTTCCACAAGGCCAGCACTTACTCCAGGTAAAGTCACCAACCTGTGAGGGAAGAAACAACCACCAGAGCACCTCTGTTTTTCTCCAgggtgggaagagctgctgttgCAAGAGCCACATAACTCAAAAAATTCACCTGGAATGATAAATGTAGACATGGAAGAAGCAAGAGGGTTTGGAAGCATGAGCCAAGAAAGTCAATAGAGTAGTCAGAAATGGAAAGGAGCATGGTTTGGAATTGCCTTTTCAAACACCAagtgagaaaaattatttctaaagaTGGGGGCAAACATTGCATAATGATTCTtgtaatgtaatgattcttataggctgtatgtaaatgccataagatttgtatattgtactagattggttagtgagaattagaatattcaacacagaagaagatttattgtatgATAATGGCAATCTCACTCTCTTATGCTTTTGCTCTCTTACCCCTTTTTACTCtgtcatcctctctccccctctcttctctcgggcctgctctgagctgtggctggcagctcccagcagggccctgcacccaggccctttgcaataaaccccaagttccacgacctggctgcagagatctctcatctccatccatcctgaACGTGCTACCCCCCAATGCTCCTACAGCTGGGAAGttgcaggggagctggggagcctcacctgcaggggagctggggagctgcaggggagctggggagcctcacctgcaggagccagcGCGTGTATTCCACATCCCCAGCCCACTCCTGGAAGCGGTTGGGGCCGATGTGGTTCAGCACAAGGTAATCCAGGCCCCCTTggagagcagaaaaagcagtgaCACAAGGGGCCCATCCCTGACCATCAACCAGGGAGCTCAGGAATGCCAGGAGGGCTCAACCACTCCCTCAGAAGGATGGAAGTGCTTTAGCATGAAGACAGGTTAAATATGCTCATCTGGGAGCAGCtttggctgctcctcagggtagaactgaaaggaaaactgcTTCACTTTGACAATAACATCCTGAAATAATGTTTCAGCATGATTCAGGGCAGAACTTAGCTCTAGTGGTACATCTATGTCCTTAAAACCTTTCTCAGTTCAGGGAATTGAAGAAGGAAGGTCCTTCCAGAATGAGAACTGTGCACACACCTGAAAGCCAAAGAGATGCTCAGGATGCTTACCCAGCTTTTGGACAGCAAACTGAACCACCCTTTCAGGCTCTGAAGGGGAAGACATATCTGCAGggatgtaaaatattttctttgctccAAGTGTCAGGCATTTCTCCATCACCTTGAAAAAGAACACACCCCAAagattaatatttgaaaaaagatTGGGGGAAAGGGCACCATAAAGCACATACTACAGTCAGTGAGAGTCAGTTCTGGATAGAGACacactttaatttaaaatttactcCTGTTTGGGCCATGGAGAGCTCATTCTGCAAACAGACTTTGAATCTGCATCCTGCAAAGAGTTACCTCTATTTAACTGTCTGCTTAAACAATCTACCTGGGACAGGATCAAgattcactggaaaaaaaccccaatcttCTTCAGGAGAAATCTTCTGGAACAAGGATTATGCTTTACATTaagttcttctcttttttccaaaataactgGAAAGGAATTCATCTTTCATAATTCCTTTGCTATGTTGAGTGTGTGAATGTGCCTGACAATGATATGCAGTTTTAGCTATTTGCTGAAATAATGCCTTCCAGTCATTAGGAACTATTATTATGCTCACTGTCCCCAGCTCACCTTTGGCACCATTTCACAGGGAACAACTTTCCTTGGAAGTTACACATCCCCACATTAAAGAGTTACCCTTTCTAAATATTGTCCCATTTCATAAAGATGAAGAAGTCTCAtctgttggagctggtgaaAAGGCGTTTAACCTACAAAAAGTCTTGAGTTTTTAACAAAACAGctacaaataaaacaatttgGACTCTGAAAAGCTGCACAATGTTGCACAGGAATTGTAGTTCATGGAGTATCTCAAATTGAAGAggacccataaggatcatcaaatccaaatccctgctcctcacaggactccTTAAACCAAACCATATCATTAAGGATGTGGCCCAGATGTTCCTTGAGCTCTGACAGGCTTGGTGCCTGACCACTGCTCCCTGGGGAACTTAATCCAAGGACTGATCACTCTCACAGTGGAGaacattttcctaattttcagcCTGAACTTTCCCTGATGCAGCTTCACACCATCCCCtcatataaataaatgttcagGCAGTTAAAAGCTCAGGCactgtatttgtattttcttgtaCAGGCCAACTTGTCTTCTGGGTTTACACTTAACAGTTCTGAAGGAAAATCTATCATGCTGACAACtcattttttgttggtttggtaAAAGCCTGAATCTCTCATATCTTCCCCCATAGAAGGATGAGGTTCTTaccttctgcagcacagcttccctccTGGCAGTCAACACAATTTCAGCACCAAATCTGGCATAGTGATATGCTATCTGCTCTCCAATCCCAGCACTGGCTCCAGTCACGAGAACACGGGCACCAGACAGGCTCTCTTTTTTTATgggaaagagaataaaagatacagaaataagtgaagaaagcagcagaggagctgcccttAACTACTGGCAGAGctttaaagaagaaagatgCACCTGAGTGCTCAAAATTCCTGGTGCTTCTCTGCAACTAGAAGAGGCAGGACTGGTGATGCAATGACATGATGATGTTACAGGGCCTAGCCTGGGTTGCTAGACCAAAATCTTTCAAGAGCCAAGTTGGTTTTCACCTTCTAAAAAGCTTACAACAGAAATCAGGCTATGCACCTTCTGCAAATCATTTACTCTTTGCCATGAGTCTGGAGGCACATCAGCCCTCTTGTACCAGGCACTGCACACCTATAGAGATGGTTCTTGAATTTGAACCAAGGAATTTACaaccaaaacataaaaagaGCAAGGCAGTAGCAAAGTGacatttttcccccacagaGACAGCAGGATCCCTGCTCTTAGACCATTTCATCTTCCTCTTTGTTTCaagtttctctttgtttctggGAATGAAACATTGCTTTGGGGCCACCAACTCTAGTAAGACTAACGGGCAGGAATGAAGTTTGGAAACTCAACCTCTTCCCTTGTGTGACCTATATTTCAGCTTGAAATCATCCCCTCGGCGAGCCTACCTGGGTTAAAGCTGTCTTTCCAGAAGACAGCTATGAGCCCAGCTACAACCCCTGTAGCACAAAGCACTTTTCCAATTGGCTTCATATCCCTCCAAGCTGTGAGGAACAAAGTGAAGTCTTGAAGCTGAGCACTTCAGCCAATATAATACCGTGTTCTCCTTCCTCTGAtgcctggagccagcctgggagaggcaCGTCAAGGCTTTTGTAGAACCGAGAGCCCACCTGAAGGGTCTTTCCCCTGGGAGCCACAGACACCTTGGTCAAGAATGAAAAGGATCTTTCACCGGCAATTCCCACAGCCCTCTGCACTCAGACCCTATAGGAGAATAAAATCCCTCGTGTCTAATCTTAGAGAGCTCTTAATTCATTAAAGACTAACgacagctggcagcagtgaccCCAAAGCAGCGGGATCTCGGGAGGGAGGCGGCGGCAGGATAAGCCCACAGGACGGAGCCGTGTCTGGATGAGAAGAGCAGCGGATTGAGCTGCTCCGCCACCACGCTGCGACACAGAGCGACAAACCGGGCGGCGGGGACAGCGCCACAAAGGCGCAGGAGCCGCGTTCGGTCCCCTTAAGACCTGCCCGGCCCcttcagccctgcctggcccctcactcccctcagctcagctcggctcggctcggctcgtCTCGGCTCCTtcagccctgcccggcccccTCACGCTCCCCACGCCCTCAAGTCCTGCCCGGCCCCCCTCACAgtctcagccctgcccagctccttcagccctgCCCGACCCCCTCACGCCCCTCAAATCCTGCTCGGCCCCTTCAGCTCTTCCCGGCCCCCTCACACcctcggctcggctcggctcggccctGCCCGTCCCCCTCACGCCCCTCACGTCCTCAGCCCTGTCCGTCCCTGTCACGCCCCTCATGCTCTCaagcccggcccggccctgtCCAGCCCCCtcaagccctgcccagccctgctctgccctgcccggccccctcaagcccctcagccctgcccggcccccTCATGCCCCTCCCGCCCCTCCCGCCCCTCACGCaggcggcgcgggcggggccgcgTGCGCACGTGAcggtcccggccccgccgccgccatggccgCCCGTCTGCTGCCCGCTGTCAAGTGAGTCCCGCaggccctgccctccctcccggcccggcccagcccggccctccCGCACTCTCCGCACGGCGCTACACCCCGGTACTCCCCCCCCGCCCCTCAGTGCTCAGAGCCGCTGTCCCCGGCCCGTCCCCAGGCCCGCGGCCTCCCTGTCCCGCGGCTCTGCTCGCCTCGCTCCGCGCCCTTGGCCTCGCCTGCCCCGCGGCTCCCCGGGTTTGTCTGCACAGGCCGGGAGGGCCCCGCCGCTCTCTGCGGGTACGGACACGTAACATAAACCCGGGAGTAGCTCGGAGCTGCAGTACACCCACAGCGAGGCAGGGCAGAAGGGTATCCTTGGGGGCCAGCAGGgcatttcagcagagaaatCGCTTTTATCCAAAATGCACGTGAATACGCGACTTTAAAAATTGGTCCTCTCTTCTCAGCTCTCTTGTATCTGTCCTATGTCCTATTACTGCAGTACCACTGTCTGCCAAGTTTTGGGTTGTCCCCTTGTAcagcttttgctgttttcttaaaGGGAAAACATCTCTCTGTAAATCTGGGGAAATCAGTCACCTTCCGTCtctaatttttaatagaaatgccAATAAATGCCAAATATTCTCTTCCCGTCTTCCCTTTTGTAGGTCGCCATCACAGCTGTAAAACTGGTGACTGCACATCATGCAGGGAAACTTTAAAAGCCTTGGCAATGCAAACACCATGGCCAGGTGTTCACTGGGCTGTAATGAGCTTAACAAGATATTGGTGTCTGGCAAATTTATTAGATAAATATCAGATTTATCAAGAAGAATTAACATGGATGGCTTGCCCACTGCAGAATTTTTAGTTGCTTTTAGTAGAGGAATGTGCCAGTGATTTTTAGGCTTTAAAGAGTGGCACATGCTCTTGAGGAACTTGACACTTTCTCATTTTTATATCGAAAACCATCACTGATAAAATGTGAATTAGGAGTAGTTTCAAGGGGCTGACAGGAAATAGTTGTCCTGAGAAGGCAAGGAACAtatgcatttttctgctgatttttacTTACAGTAAGACATGAGGTTTCTTTATTGATACCTTCTTTGGCAGTCACAACCACTGAGAGAGATGCACTGATGGTCAGAACAGGAACTGAACTGTTGTGCTTTCAATTCTTTCAGGTTTCTGGTCAAAGGaggcctggctggagctgctgtgtaTGTGGCATATgaccaggggctgctgggcagtgGCATAGAAGGTGCTGAAGCACTGAAAAAAGCTCAAGAAACACTGCCTCCAGCTATCCAGGAGTGGACAGATTACCTGGGCTGGGAGGTAAGGGCTGCTCAGGTGATCCCTGCAACACAAACACCTCCTCTGAATCAGGACGAGAAAATATGAGGCTGATAGTCTGATTCCAGTGAGGCTGGTAGGAGTTTTACTGCTAAAACTGGGTTTCACATGGCAAATATTTTGAAGAGGATTGAAATGGAAG
The DNA window shown above is from Camarhynchus parvulus chromosome 28, STF_HiC, whole genome shotgun sequence and carries:
- the MICOS13 gene encoding MICOS complex subunit MIC13; this translates as MAARLLPAVKFLVKGGLAGAAVYVAYDQGLLGSGIEGAEALKKAQETLPPAIQEWTDYLGWELPSTPKIDFSLSASWNKGVHTVMSALSAAPSRACEYTVEGWKYVKDLVK
- the HSD11B1L gene encoding hydroxysteroid 11-beta-dehydrogenase 1-like protein encodes the protein MKPIGKVLCATGVVAGLIAVFWKDSFNPESLSGARVLVTGASAGIGEQIAYHYARFGAEIVLTARREAVLQKVMEKCLTLGAKKIFYIPADMSSPSEPERVVQFAVQKLGGLDYLVLNHIGPNRFQEWAGDVEYTRWLLQVNFLSYVALATAALPTLEKNRGALVVVSSLTGKMPTPFTTSYSATKFALDGFFSSLRHELIMQNRDVSVTLCILGLIDTESALEYTRGKVLVSASPAPEAALAIVRGGAARAHEIFYPRWLQPLCCLWALFPSSGNQVLRTFYNYSSP